The Bacteroidales bacterium genome includes the window GTTGTTGTAGGTCATGGAATATCGAAAGCAAGTGCCATTAAAAACATGATTATCAATACCATAAATATTTTAGAGACAAATTTGACAGCAAAAATCGCAACTCGGATAATGACTGCCAAACAACTAACCTAAGCATTACGAATAAAACGATATTTACAATTTAAACTATATACGGATGGACACAATCAGAGCAACTATTACTGGAGTCGCAGCAGCAGTTCCAGACTATATTCTTACCAACGAGGAGTTAAGTCAAATGGTTGATACTACCGATGAATGGATAATGACAAGAATTGGTATTAAAGAAAGACATATCATTCGGGAACCAGGAAAAGGAAGTTCGGATGTTGGTGCAAAAGCAGTATCACTACTACTTGAAAAAACCAATACCAAACCGGAAGAAATTGATCTTCTCATTTGTGCAACCGTGACACCAGACATGCAGTTTCCTGCAACTGCAAACATCATAAGCGATAAAGTAGGAATAAAAAACGCCTTTTCATTTGACATAAACGCAGGTTGTAGCGGATTTTTATACACTCTTTCGACAGGTGCCAAGTTTGTAGAAACAGGCAAATATAAAAAAGTTATAATTGTAGGTGCCGAAAAAATGAGTAGCATAGTTGACTATCAAGACAGAGCTACTTGTCCAATATTTGGAGATGGTTCAGGTGCTGTTTTATTAGAGCCTACAAATGAAGATATTGGTATAATCGACGAAATATTACAGTCTGATGGAGTAGGAAGAGTTCACTTACATCAAAAAGCTGGTGGCTCTGTAAAACCCGCTTCACAAGAAACAGTCGCAGCACGCGAACACTATATATATCAAGAAGGACAGGCAGTTTTCAAATGGGCTGTGTCAAAAATGGCAGATGTCTCTGTTGAAGTAATGAAAAGAAACAAAATTACACCCGAGAATTTAGCTTGGTTAGTTCCGCATCAGGCGAATATGAGAATTATTGAGGCTGTTGCAAGACGTATGGGGATTAAGCCAGAACAGGTCATGATTAATATTCAAAAATATGGTAACACCACAGCGGCTACTCTCCCATTGTGCTTATGGGAATGGGAACCTGTGTTGAAAAAGGGTGACAACATTATTCTTGCAACATTTGGAGCAGGCTTCACATGGGGAGCAATATATTTAAAATGGGGATACAACGGCAATGAAATTTAATTAAAATATAAAAGAGATGGGAAAAATTAACAATACTGTTGACATCAACTCAATAAATATTATTTGCAGAGGCACAACCATTAATGGAGATATTACAACGGACGGAGAAATAAGAATCGATGGTGTTGTTGAAGGAAACCTTCATGCAAAAGGAAAAGTTGTAATAGGAACATCGGGTCGCCTTAACGGTGAAATTGTGTGTAGAAGTGCAGATATAGAAGGAAAAGTTGAGGGAAAAATAAATGTTAACGAACTACTTTCCTTTAAAAACACATGCGTTTTTAAAGGCGATATCGTAACAAAACAATTATCAATTGAACCCGGTGCTACATTTAATGGCACATGTCAAATGTCAAACAATATAGTTCAAAATACAGAAATAAAAAACAAGCAAAGTTAAAAGAACACTTATTAGTACTTGTGTAGCAATTACATGTAGCTCTACTGAGCCTTTATTTAAGTTTTTTTAAGCAAAACATACTATATATTATTAGTTTAACAAACCTTATATAAAACATACTGTTTTTTTATAGTATTTGTTTTTTCACTTTCTTTAAAACTAATTTACGATATAGAATGGTAAAACAATTAATGAAATCATACGCAATAAGGATACTACTAATAGATATCCTGTTGGTAGTATCGTACATAGCT containing:
- a CDS encoding ketoacyl-ACP synthase III produces the protein MDTIRATITGVAAAVPDYILTNEELSQMVDTTDEWIMTRIGIKERHIIREPGKGSSDVGAKAVSLLLEKTNTKPEEIDLLICATVTPDMQFPATANIISDKVGIKNAFSFDINAGCSGFLYTLSTGAKFVETGKYKKVIIVGAEKMSSIVDYQDRATCPIFGDGSGAVLLEPTNEDIGIIDEILQSDGVGRVHLHQKAGGSVKPASQETVAAREHYIYQEGQAVFKWAVSKMADVSVEVMKRNKITPENLAWLVPHQANMRIIEAVARRMGIKPEQVMINIQKYGNTTAATLPLCLWEWEPVLKKGDNIILATFGAGFTWGAIYLKWGYNGNEI
- a CDS encoding polymer-forming cytoskeletal protein, with the translated sequence MGKINNTVDINSINIICRGTTINGDITTDGEIRIDGVVEGNLHAKGKVVIGTSGRLNGEIVCRSADIEGKVEGKINVNELLSFKNTCVFKGDIVTKQLSIEPGATFNGTCQMSNNIVQNTEIKNKQS